The genomic stretch ACAACATCGCGAGCAACGCGTCGTTCAACGGAAGCCCGCTCTTCGTCACCAGCTCGATCGTCATCGCGATCAATGCCGACGGTAACACCGACAGCATGCAGCTGACGACGATCGCCAACGCGACCAGCCTCGGCATCGACACGACCTCGATCAACACGACGACGGCGGCGCTCAGCGCGCTCACGCTGCTCAACGCGGCGATCTCCTGCGTCACCAATCGCCGTGCGACCGTCAACGCCGACATCTCGAAATTCAACTTCTACATCGCCAACATCAACACGGAGCGGACGAACGTGACCTCGGCCAACAGCCGTATCGCCGACCTCGACGTGGCCGACGAAAGCGCGAACCTGGCCAAGCAGAACATCCTGGTCCAGGCCAGCACCTCGATGCTCGCCCAGGCGAACACGAGCCAGCAGTCCGTGCTGAAGCTCCTGCAGTAAGCTCTTAAGAGTCTTATTGCCGGTCGTTTCGATCGTTTCTTTAGGTCTCAAAGCCGAGAGGCGGCATCGCTCCCATGACGGGACGCGGTGCCGCCTTTTTATTTTTCTGGCACTGGGACGCTTGGCAGAATCACGCGCCCCCTCGAGGGCAACGCCAACGCGGCTAAACCCCGATGGCGGCTTTCACCGGCGCGAGGATCTTCTCCGCCAACGGTGCGAGCAGCGCCTCGTCTTTCGCCTCGATCAGCAGTCGGATCTTCGGCTCGGTGCCGGAGTAGCGCAGCAGCAGCCGTCCGGCGGTGCCGAGGGTTTTCTCCGCTTCGGCGATGGCGCTTTCCAGGCCGGGGATCTCGGCGAAGGGCGTCCGGACGCGCACTTTCAAATTCACAAGAGTCTGCGGGTATTTCTTCAGCACCCGCCGCAGCTCGCTCAACGGCTTTCGGCTTTCGACGACGACGCGGAGGAGGGCGAGGGCGCTCAGGAGGCCGTCTCCGGTCGTCGCGTGTTCCTTCAGGATGACGTGGCCCGATTGCTCGCCGCCGAAGGCGAGGCCCTCGGCGAGCATCGTTTCCAGCACGGCGCGGTCGCCGACGGCGCACCGGGCGATGCGGCCTCCCTCGGAGGCGAAGAGCTCGTCGAGGGCGAGGTTGCTCATGACGGTGGCGACCATCGCCTTGCCGGGGAGCCTCCCGGAGCGGAGGAGGTCGAGGCCGACGATGGCGAGGAGCTCGTCGCCGTCGAGGGCGCTCCCGGTCTCGTCGCAGCAGATGACGCGGTCGGCGTCGCCGTCGTGGGAGATGCCGACGCGGGCGCGGCTCTGTTTCACGAGGGCCTCGACGACCTCGGGATGGGTGCTGCCGCACCCTTCGTTGATGTTGACGCCGTCGGGCGCGTCGTGCGCGACGATCACCTCGGCGCCGAGGGCGCGGAGGACGGCGGGGGAGGTCTGGTAGGAGGCCCCGTTCGCCGCGTCGAGGGCGATCTTCAGGCCCTTCAGCGGGAGGGCGGCGGGATCGTGGGGCCAGGAGGCGACGATCGCCCGTTCGTAGAGGGACGTCGCCGTTTCCCCGGCGCGGAGGGGAAGGAGGCGGCCGAGGCCGTTGCCTTCGGGACGGGGGAGGGGACGGCCGTCGAGGAGGCCCGCCTCGATCTCGGCTTCGAGGGCGTCATCGCACTTGTAGCCGGTGCCCTGGAAGATTTTGAGGCCGTTGTCGGCGAAGGGATTGTGGGAGGCGCTGATGACGACGGCGGCGGCGGCGCCGAATTGCCGGACGAGGAGGGCGACGCCGGGGGTGGGGAGGACGCCGAGGAGGGTGGCGTCGGCCCCGTGGGAGAGGAGGCCGGAGAGGAGGGCGGCCTCGAGCATCGGGCCGGAGAGGCGGGTGTCCCGCCCGATGAGGACGCGGGGGCGGGCTCCGGGCGCGAGGTTCCGCCCGAAGACCGTGGCCATGAGGCCGCCGAGGCGGAAGGCGACTTCGGGGGTGATGGGATCGACGTTGGCGACGCCGCGGATGCCGTCGGTGCCGAAGAGTTTCTGCTGGGTCATGGAATCAGGAATCAGGGAAGGGGAAGCGGGGGGACGGCGGGGAGGCCGGTGGCGTCGAGCCAGGCGCGGTGGATGGCCCCGGGCTCGATCTGCTCCTTGAGGATGATCCAGATGGCGACGGCGAGGAGGAGGCAGACTCCCTTTTGACGCCAGTTCACGAAGAAAAAGTTTCTCATGGGATTGGGGGAGCGGGATTAGAGAAGGATTTCGCTCAGGCGGGTGCGGAGGCCGTCGGGATCGAGGGGGCGGATGAGCTCGCCTTGGTAGGCGACGGCGATGGTGCCGGTCTCCTCGGAGAGGACGACGATGACGGCGTCGGTCTCCTCGGAGAGGCCGAGGGAGGCGCGGTGGCGGAGGCCGAGGGCGCGGTCGAGCTGCTCCCGGTGGGTGAGGGGGAAGATGGCGGCGGCGGCGGCGATCTTGTTCCCGCGGATGATGGCCCCGCCGTCGTGGAGGGGGGTCTTCGGGTAGAAGATGGTGGCGAGGAGGTCGGCGCTGACTTCGGCGTTGAGCTGGGTGCCGGTGTCGCGGCCCGGGTTGAAGATGTCTTCCTGCTCGACGGCGATGAGCGCGCCGTAGCGTTCCCGCTGGAGGATCTCGACGGCGTTGACGATGTGCTCGATCACCTCGCTCTGCTGGTGGCTGCTGCGGAGGATCGGCTTGCTGCCGAGCTCGGAGAGCATCTGCCGGAGCTCGGGCTGGAAGAGGATGACGACGCCGATGAGGAGGGAGGGGTAGAACTGCTCCACGATGGCGCTGACGACGGAGAGGTTCAGGAAATGGGAGATGATGGAGAGGGTGACGAGGACGATCACCAGCCCCGTGAGCACGCGCGCGCCGCGGGTGCCGTGGAAGAGCTTCCAGATCGAGTAGAGGCCGACGGCGATGAGGAGGATCTCGATCGCCCAGGGCCAGGGAATGCGGGACAAATCCATGATGGGAAAAGAAGTTGGGAAAGGAGTTCTGACGGGGTTCTAGGATCGGGAATCCGGGGGGACGCCCAGGCCTTCCAGAAGCTGGCTGGCAGCCCGGGCGGAGGCGACGTCGTGCGTGCGCCAGATCCGGGCTCCCTGTGTGGCGGCGAAGGTTTCGGCCACCCTTGTGCTTACCTCCAAGGCGGCTTCCCCGGCAACCCTTTTCAAAAACGATTTCCGCGAGAGGCCGATGAGGAGGGGATAGGGGAGGGCGGCGACGGTGCGGAGGCGGGCGAGGAGGGCGAGGTTCTCCTCGGTCGTCTTCGCGAAGCCGAAGCCGGGATCGAGGACGATCCGCTCCCGCGCGATGCCGAGGCCCTCGGCGGCGGCGGCGGCGGCGGCGAGGTCCCGCGCGACCTCCCCGGCGACGTCGCCACCCGCGTACCCGGTCAGGGTCTGCATCGTCTCCGGGGTCCCCCGGGAGTGGGTGAGGACGTAGCCGAGGCCGCGCCGGGCGACGACGGGCTGGAGCTCGGGATCGAAGCGGCCCCCGGAGATGTCGTTCACGATCGCGGCCCCCCGCTCCCACGCGCCCTCGGCGATGGCGGCCTTCGTGGTGTCGACGGAGAGGGGGATCTTCAGTTTCCCCCGGAGCGCCTCGAGGACGGGGAAAAGGCGGCGGCCCTCCTCCTCCGCCGGGACGGGAGCGGCCCCGGGGCGGGTCGATTCGGCGCCGAAATCGAGGAGATCAGCCCCGGCGGCCTCCATCTCGAGGGCGCGGGTGACGGCGAAGGGGAGGGAGGAGTAGCGCCCCCCGTCGGAGAACGAATCGGGGGTGAGGTTCACGATCCCCATCACCAGCGGGCGGGCCGGGAGGGGGAGGGAAAGAGTTGCCGTTTGCCAGGAGAAAGGCATCCTTCTCTATGCCTTGCTTCACTCCGTGGAGCAAGGGAGGAAAGTTTTTCCGCCGGACGGATTCGGCCTCACGTTTTCGGTTTTTATGCCGAATACGGAATAACCGAGGAATCCGATGCCGCCGTCCGCCCAGCCCACTCCATTTCCGCTCGCCTTTCCTCCCGTGGAGGGAGCGCTCTTCGCGCTCGACGAGGCGACGTTGCTCCGGGGCATCGAGGGGTCCCGCCACTCCCCCCGGAAGCGGATCATTCTTCCCCTGCACCGGACCCAGGACGCCGCCGTCCAGCGGATGCTCAATTTCCTCCAGCCGGGGACCTACGCTGCCCCCCACATGCATCCCCAGCCCGGGGCGGTCGAGAACGTCATCGTCCTCCGGGGCGCGATCGATTTCTTCCGCTTCGACGCGGGCGGGAAGGTCCTCGACCGGATTCCGCTGAAGGAAGGGGGCGCGGGGATGATCGATATGGAGCCGGGCGTCTGGCACACCTTCACGGCGGTCGTTCCCGACACGGTGATCCTCGAGGTGAAGCGGGGGCCGTACCGCGCCGATCTCGACAAGGTTTTCGCCCCCTGGGCTCCCCTGGAGGGGGCGCCGGAGGCCGGGGCGTGGATGGCCGACCTGCTGCGGACGCCGCCGGTGCGGGAGTCCTCTGTTGGCGTTTAAGGGAAAAGGGGATACCATGTCAGAAGGTTCACAGGGTGCGCTGGGCGGGGGGAAGGCGGGCGGGGCGGCGTTGCTGCTTCCGCCGCTTCCCAAGATCGCTCCGATCTCGGCCCCGTCTCCGGCGCTGTCGGGAACGTCGGGAAAGTCTGCTGCGAATGCGATGAAATCCAGGGATTCCTTCAAAGCCTCCTCCCCCGCCTCCGGCGGGGCCGGAACCCCGTCGCAGTCCCCTTCGCCCAAGGAGGCGGCCCTCGTCCGCGCCGCCCTCCTGGCCCTCACCGAAAAGCACGGCGCGATCGTCCTCCGCTACGCGACCCGCCTGGCGGGCGATCCGAAGCGGGGCGGCGAGGCGGTGAAGCGGGCCTTCGTCCTCCTCGCGGGGCTCCCCGATTTCCCTTCCCTGGCCGCCGAGAAGCAGGTGGAGAAGCTCTACCGCGCCGCCCGCGAGGCGGCCCTCGCCCAGCTCAAGGGCGAGGCGCGGCGTCCCCGGACGGCTACCGCCTCCCCCGTCGATCCGGTCCGCCTCGGGCTGAATCAGGTGCAGGAGGAGATGCTCCGGCTGAAGTTCGAGTGCGGCCTCGGGTATCCCGCGATCGGGGCGGTCCTCGACGTCGCGCCCGCCCACGTCGCCCGCCTCGTCCATGCGGCCCTCGCGCAGGTGAGGGGGAAGGAAGGAGCCGCGTGAGCCCCGGTGCCTTTGCCCCGAACGATCCCGCCTGGACGGCCTATGCCCTGGGCGAGGTCTCGCCCAAGGAAAAGGAGGGGATGGATGCGGCGCTCCGCTTTTCGAGCGACGCTGGGGCCGAGGTCGAGCAGGTCCGCCTCGCCGCGCAAAACCTCCGCGAGGCGTGGGTGGCGGAGAAGGTCGAGGTCATCCCGCTGGAGCCCGCGGCCTTCGTCGACGGCGTGATGGGGGAGGCCGGGATCGGAGGGGCCGGGGGGGCGAACCCGGCGCTCTTCCGCATCGGTTCCCTCTCCCTGCCCGTCTCGCCGAAGTACGTCGTCCTCGGCTTCGCCGTGATCGTCGCGGCGGCGGGGGGCGGGCTGACGTGGGAGATGGAACAGCAGCCCCGGCCCGCGATGCTCCGATGGATCCCCGCGCTGGGAAGCCAGCCCGA from Verrucomicrobium sp. GAS474 encodes the following:
- the cdaA gene encoding diadenylate cyclase CdaA — translated: MDLSRIPWPWAIEILLIAVGLYSIWKLFHGTRGARVLTGLVIVLVTLSIISHFLNLSVVSAIVEQFYPSLLIGVVILFQPELRQMLSELGSKPILRSSHQQSEVIEHIVNAVEILQRERYGALIAVEQEDIFNPGRDTGTQLNAEVSADLLATIFYPKTPLHDGGAIIRGNKIAAAAAIFPLTHREQLDRALGLRHRASLGLSEETDAVIVVLSEETGTIAVAYQGELIRPLDPDGLRTRLSEILL
- a CDS encoding WbuC family cupin fold metalloprotein produces the protein MPPSAQPTPFPLAFPPVEGALFALDEATLLRGIEGSRHSPRKRIILPLHRTQDAAVQRMLNFLQPGTYAAPHMHPQPGAVENVIVLRGAIDFFRFDAGGKVLDRIPLKEGGAGMIDMEPGVWHTFTAVVPDTVILEVKRGPYRADLDKVFAPWAPLEGAPEAGAWMADLLRTPPVRESSVGV
- a CDS encoding sigma-70 family RNA polymerase sigma factor; this translates as MKSRDSFKASSPASGGAGTPSQSPSPKEAALVRAALLALTEKHGAIVLRYATRLAGDPKRGGEAVKRAFVLLAGLPDFPSLAAEKQVEKLYRAAREAALAQLKGEARRPRTATASPVDPVRLGLNQVQEEMLRLKFECGLGYPAIGAVLDVAPAHVARLVHAALAQVRGKEGAA
- the folP gene encoding dihydropteroate synthase codes for the protein MPFSWQTATLSLPLPARPLVMGIVNLTPDSFSDGGRYSSLPFAVTRALEMEAAGADLLDFGAESTRPGAAPVPAEEEGRRLFPVLEALRGKLKIPLSVDTTKAAIAEGAWERGAAIVNDISGGRFDPELQPVVARRGLGYVLTHSRGTPETMQTLTGYAGGDVAGEVARDLAAAAAAAEGLGIARERIVLDPGFGFAKTTEENLALLARLRTVAALPYPLLIGLSRKSFLKRVAGEAALEVSTRVAETFAATQGARIWRTHDVASARAASQLLEGLGVPPDSRS
- the glmM gene encoding phosphoglucosamine mutase; this encodes MTQQKLFGTDGIRGVANVDPITPEVAFRLGGLMATVFGRNLAPGARPRVLIGRDTRLSGPMLEAALLSGLLSHGADATLLGVLPTPGVALLVRQFGAAAAVVISASHNPFADNGLKIFQGTGYKCDDALEAEIEAGLLDGRPLPRPEGNGLGRLLPLRAGETATSLYERAIVASWPHDPAALPLKGLKIALDAANGASYQTSPAVLRALGAEVIVAHDAPDGVNINEGCGSTHPEVVEALVKQSRARVGISHDGDADRVICCDETGSALDGDELLAIVGLDLLRSGRLPGKAMVATVMSNLALDELFASEGGRIARCAVGDRAVLETMLAEGLAFGGEQSGHVILKEHATTGDGLLSALALLRVVVESRKPLSELRRVLKKYPQTLVNLKVRVRTPFAEIPGLESAIAEAEKTLGTAGRLLLRYSGTEPKIRLLIEAKDEALLAPLAEKILAPVKAAIGV
- a CDS encoding flagellin, with translation MAVIGTNIAALSASNYLTSNQAALTKSIQRLSSGSRLADPSDDAAGVAVSGDLSARVRRLQAAANGAGDIVSFAQTTDGFLSTIQNMLTRMSELAQEATNGAFGSSDRANYQTEFANLVATMNNIASNASFNGSPLFVTSSIVIAINADGNTDSMQLTTIANATSLGIDTTSINTTTAALSALTLLNAAISCVTNRRATVNADISKFNFYIANINTERTNVTSANSRIADLDVADESANLAKQNILVQASTSMLAQANTSQQSVLKLLQ